A window of the Lepus europaeus isolate LE1 chromosome 5, mLepTim1.pri, whole genome shotgun sequence genome harbors these coding sequences:
- the LOC133759291 gene encoding putative neuroblastoma breakpoint family member 5, which yields MAGSHSPASDPVDLECQQLRSQLAKSQQDYWELKEKFLIAEATNFALAKELKKYNCEKFKNIIESILTKKFHIEEPLAEKPTVPELLRKSPWLCFWESSHQLALVLYQDQELSQLRPKVQRGRNLAHILQQYLKDVLTLHDPETCKGQGFRRLLTEAVRLSACLEDLLGAENIEEEETPAQGPVADRELLEVNEMETPQSSQQETSITGAVDHLPSDSCLTEGTVQMSPDAEDTHGVLGVDGEHACSQKKEEPVTILPEKENDNDEVQEEAQALPHTSLIREIPEIEDQDVSQDSHELSLVAAPERKTRSQLKGAPHKDPITSTCESQSISPSDVPSSPKENVIKGKWKPRKWELACQFPGLEKKGKPQPTERKIACQFPGLKKGKPQTNISQIQLEGQNSIANCNIPTSSKHLTQELRFNSNQNTKNTISTP from the exons ATGGCAGGATCCCACAGCCCTGCATCAGATCCTGTGGACCTCGAGTGCCAGCAATTGCGATCCCAGCTGGCAAAGAGCCAACAGGACTACTGGGAGCTCAAGGAGAAGTTTCTCATAGCTGAGGCCACAAACTTTGCCCTGGCCAAGGAgctgaaaaaataca ATTGTGAGAAGTTTAAAAACATCATTGAGTCCATACTGACCAAGAAGTTCCACATTGAGGAGCCTCTGGCAGAGAAGCCCACAGTCCCAGAGCTGCTCAG GAAATCCCCGTGGCTGTGTTTCTGGGAATCCAGTCACCAATTAGCTTTGGTCCTCT ATCAGGACCAAGAACTTTCCCAGTTACGTCCCAAGGTCCAAAGGGGGAGAAATCTAGCCCACATCTTGCAGCAGTACCTGAAGGACGTGCTCACCCTGCATGACCCTGAGACCTGCAAGGGGCAGGGCTTCCGACGACTACTCACTGAGGCTGTCCGGCTGTCAGCGTGCCTTGAGGACCTGCTTGGAGCAG AAAATATTGAAGAGGAGGAAACGCCAGCACAAGGACCTGTTGCTGACAG GGAGCTCTTGGAAGTAAATGAAATGGAAACCCCACAAAGTTCACAGCAGGAAACATCTATCACTGGTGCTGTTGACCACCTGCCGAGTGACTCCTGCCTGACTGAGGGCACTGTGCAAATGTCTCCTGATGCTGAGGACACCCACGGTGTGCTAGGTGTAGACGGGGAACATGCTTGTTCACAGAAGAAAGAAGAACCTGTCACCATTCTCCCAG aaaaggaaaatgacaatgATGAAGTGCAAGAGGAAGCACAAGCCCTGCCGCACACTAG tCTCATCAGGGAGATTCCAGAAATTGAAGATCAAGATGTCTCACAAGACTCTCACG AACTGAGTTTGGTTGCTGCCCCTGAGAGGAAGACCCGTTCCCAGCTGAAGGGAGCTCCTCACAAAGATCCCATCACCAGCACCTGTGAGAGTCAGAGCATCAGCCCCAGCGATGTCCCCAGTTCCccaaaagaaaatgttatcaaAGGAAAATGGAAGCCCAGGAAATGGGAACTGGCCTGCCAATTCCCTGGCCTGGAGAAGAAGGGCAAACCACAGCCCACAGAGAGGAAAATCGCATGCCAATTCCCTGGACTGAAGAAGGGCAAACCACAGACCAACAT atCCCAAATACAGTTGGAAGGACAGAACAGTATTGCTAATTGTAACATCCCCACCTCTTCAAAACATCTAACACAGGAGCTCCGCTTCAACAGCAACCAGAACACCAAGAACACAATTTCAACCCCATGA